One Callospermophilus lateralis isolate mCalLat2 chromosome 6, mCalLat2.hap1, whole genome shotgun sequence genomic region harbors:
- the LOC143402151 gene encoding olfactory receptor 2W1-like, whose protein sequence is MVGQSNYSSSFDFILLGFSEHPRLEMMLSGVVTIFYSITLMGNTAIILASLLDSHLHTPMYFFLRNLSFLDLCFTTTIVPQMLVNLWGPKKTITFVGCVIQLYVYMWLGSIECLLLAVMSYDRFTAICKPLHYLIIMNPRLCLKMIVMVWSISLANSVVLCTLTLNLPRCGKNLLDHFLCELPAMVKIACVDTTAVEMSVFGLGIIIVLTPLILILISYGYIAKTVLKMKSKAGQCKAMNTCGSHLTVVSIFYGTIIYMYLQPGNSASKDQGKFLTLFYTIITPSLNPLIYTLRNKNMKDALKKLIRIYE, encoded by the coding sequence ATGGTGGGCCAAAGCAATTATAGTTCTTCGTTTGACTTCATTCTGCTTGGCTTCTCTGAGCATCCCAGACTAGAAATGATGCTGTCAGGAGTTGTCACCATCTTCTATTCTATCACACTGATGGGAAACACAGCCATCATTCTTGCATCTCTCCTGGATTCCCACCTGCACACACCAATGTACTTTTTCCTCAGGAATTTATCTTTTCTAGATCTGTGTTTCACAACCACCATTGTCCCTCAGATGCTGGTCAACTTATGGGGACCCAAGAAGACGATCACCTTTGTGGGTTGTGTCATTCAACTCTATGTTTACATGTGGTTGGGCTCCATTGAGTGCCTTCTTCTGGCTGTCATGTCCTATGACCGTTTCACAGCTATTTGTAAGCCTTTGCATTATTTGATTATCATGAACCCTCGTCTATGTCTCAAAATGATTGTCATGGTCTGGAGTATTAGTTTGGCCAATTCTGTAGTATTATGTACACTCACCCTGAATTTGCCTAGATGTGGAAAGAACCTTCTGGATCATTTCTTGTGCGAGTTGCCAGCTATGGTCAAGATAGCTTGTGTAGACACCACAGCAGTTGAAATGTCTGTTTTTGGTTTAGGCATTATCATTGTCCTCACACCTCTCATCCTTATTCTTATATCCTATGGTTACATTGCCAAAACTGTGCTAAAAATGAAGTCTAAAGCTGGACAATGCAAAGCAATGAATACCTGTGGATCTCATCTCACTGTGGTGTCCATATTCTATGGAACTATTATCTACATGTACCTACAACCAGGTAACAGTGCCTCCAAAGATCAGGGTAAGTTCCTCACCCTATTTTACACCATTATCACTCCAAGTCTCAACCCCCTCATTTATACCTTAAGGAATAAGAACATGAAGGATGCACTGAAGAAGCTGattagaatctatgaataa